Part of the Kineococcus aurantiacus genome, CAGCAGGGCGCCGGCGCCCAGCAGGAGCAGCGCGAGGACGAGGGCGGGTCGCTGGCCGATGCGCCCGGCGACCTTCGGCACGACCAGGGAGCTGGCGGCGAAGGCCAGCAGCGGCAGGGAGGTCAGCGCGCCGGCGGCCGCGGCGGACAGGTGCAGGTCGGCGGTGACCAGGGGCAGGACGGAGCCGACGCCGGTCAGGGGGGCGCGCATGGCGCAGCCGACCAGGACGAGGCCGAGCAGCAGCAGGAGGGCGGTGGTGCGGCGGGTCACGGGGGGAGGGGGCCGGTCAGCGGGTGCGGGCGGCCCGGGCCTCGCGGCGCAGGTAGACGAGGCCGAGGACGGGCAGGACGAGGGGGACGTACCCGTAGCCGCTGCCGTAGCGGGACCAGACGGCGGCGTCGGGGAAGGCGGCGGGGTCGGTGAGGCTGAGGGTGCCGACGGCGAGGACGCCGACGAGCTCGACGGTGCACGCCACCCACGCGACGCGCCGCCAGCGCTCGCCGGAGCGCCCGAGCCCGACGGTCGCCAGGACGTAGACGACGCCGGCGAACGCGGACAGCAGGTACGCGACGGGGGCCACGTGGAACTCGGTGGCGATCTGGACGGCGGCGCGGGAGACGGCCGCCACCGCGAAGACCGCGTAGAGGGCCACGAGGACCCGGCCGAGCCCGGTGGTGCGGCGCTCCTGAGCCAACTGGACCTTCCTCACTGGGTGACCGCGAACAGCAGGAACGCGCGGTAGGCGATGACGACGACGGCCAGGCAGGCCACGACGAGGACGAGGGGGCTGGGCCGGGACCGGTCGGTCAGGGCCCACAGGGTCGCGGCGGGCAGGACGAAGGGCGCCACGACGAGGTAGGCGACGGACGTCGCGGTCTCCACGGGGCGGGTCCCGCCGGCCAGCGCCGCGAAGCCGTCGACGGTGACCGCGAGCACGGCCAGCTCGACGACGCCGAGGCCGGCGAGGGTGGCGCGCCCGACGCGCCGGTCCCGGGCGACGACCACGACCGCCCACCCGGCCATCACCAGGGCCAACAGGCTGAGGACGGCGACGAGGAGACCGGACACGGGGGTGAACTCTACGTGCGCCGGGAATCCGGACCGCGGTCCGCTCGTTGCCCCTCAGCGTGGACACCGCCTCGCCCTTCCTCACGCCCGTCACCCTCGGGGACCTGGCCCTGCCCAACCGCCTCGTCATGGCACCGCTGACGCGCACGCGCGCCGGCGCGGCCGGCGTGCCCGGCCCGCTCGTGGCCGAGCACTACGCCCAGCGCGCCTCGCTGGGGCTGATCGTGGCCGAGGGCACGTACCCCAGCCACGAGTCCCGCTCCTACCCCGGCCAGCCCGGCCTGGTCACCGACGCCCAGCAGGAGGGCTGGCGCGCCGTCGCCGACGCCGTCCACGCCGCGGGCGGCCGGATCGTGGTGCAGCTCATGAACGGCGGCCGCGTCTCGCACACCGACATCACCGGCACCGACCGGATCGTGGCCCCCAGCGCGGTCGCGGTCTCCGGCGAGGCGCACACGGCCGACGGCAAGGAGCCGTACCCCGTGCCGCACGCGCTGACCGAGGAGGAGATCCCCGGAATCGTGGCGGAGTTCGTGGCGGCCGCGCGCCGCGCCGTGGACGCCGGACTGGACGGCGTGGAGGTGCACAGCGCCAACGGGTACCTGCTGCACCAGTTCCTGGCGCCGGGCTCGAACCACCGCACCGACGCCTACGGCGGGTCCCCGCAGAACCGGGCCCGGCTGGCCGTGGAGGTGACCCGCGCGGTGGCCGCCGAGATCGGCGCGGGCCGCGTCGGCATCCGCATCTCCCCCGCGCACAACATCCAGGACGCCCTGGAGACCGACCCCGCCGACGTCGAGGCCACCTACACCCACCTGGTGGAGCAGCTGCAGCCGCTGGGGCTGGCGTACCTGAGCGTCCTGCACGCCGACCCCTCGGGGGAGTTCGTCCAGGGGCTGCGCAAGCGCTTCGGCGGGCCGCTCATGGTGAACAGCGGGTTCGCGCGGGTGACGGCCCGCGAGGAGGCCGCCGGGTACCTCGCCGACGGCGCCGCGGACGTCGTGGCCGTCGGCCGGGCCGTCATGGCGAACCCGGACCTGCTGGAGCGCTGGGTCGGCGGTCACCCGGAGAACGAGCTGGACCCCTCGACGTCGTACGGGCAGGGCGCGGCCGGTTACACCGACTACCCGTTCCTGACGCCCCGCTCCTGACGCCTGCCCCGACCGGGGCTCAGGAGGCCGCGAGGTCGGTGCACGAGCGCAGGGACTCCTTGTGCCGCACCGCCTCGTCGGCCGCCTCGCCCTCCAGCGGCACGGGCACCCCGCCGCGGATCGTCGCCGGTCGCCACCGCGCGGCCGACACCCCGCCCGTGCCGGGGAGGGTGAGTTCCAGGACCCCCGTCTCCACGGCGGCCCCCCTCTTGGCGTAGAACACGAAGTTGCCCAGGCCGTAGTCGACGAAACCCTTCCGCCCGCCCGACTCCAGGTACCCCTGGCCGAGCTGGACGTGGGCGTGGGACCCGACGACGGCGTCGGCCCCGGCGGCGACGAGCGCGGCCGCGAGGCCCTGCTGGTCGTCGGTGGGGCAGTCCCGGGACTCCCTGCCCCAGTGCAGGACCACGACGACCGAGTCGCTGCGGGACCGCTCGGCCTCCACCGCGTCGACGAGCCGCTGCCGGCCGGCGGCGGTCTGGACGGAGGCCAGCCCCGGCTGGGTGTCCGTCGCGGTCCACGCCGTCGCCAGGGAGGAGTCGAGCACCTGCGTCGCGTCGAACACCGCGATCCGGTTGTCGTCGACGGTGGCGCGGTGGGGGGCGAACGCGGCGTCGGCGTCGCGCCCCAGGCCGATGACCGGCAGGCCCTCGGCCTCCGCCGCGGCGAGGGTGTCGGTGAGCCCGGTGCGCCCGTAGTCGAGGCTGTGGTTGTTGGCCATGGCCGCGACGTCGACGCCCGCGGCCTCCAGCGCCCCGAGCGCGGACGCCGGCGCCCGGAACGTGTACTTCTTCCCCGCGGCCTGCCCGCGGTCGGTGATGGCCGTCTCGACGTTGACGACCGCGAGGTCGGCGGCCCCCAGCACGGGCGCGATGGCCTGCAGCCCACCGGGTTCGAGCGCGGACGCGCTGGCCCCCTCGAAGTGGGTGTCCCCGGCGACGGCGATCGTGACGGGCCGCGGGTCGGGGCGGGCGGGTTCGTCGGGTCGGGAGCAGCCCCCCGCCACGACGAGGGTCGTGACCGCGAGGACCGCTCCGCACAGCTTGCGCACGGGTGAACGGTAGTTCGCCCGCGGCGCCCGCCCCGGCGCCCCGCCGGGCACGAGGCTGACCCCGGCAGGGCCACCCGCCGGGAGACCGGGGAGGGCACCCGCGCGCCGTCCGCCGGTTCCTCGGTTAGCGTCCCTGCGTGCCCGAACTGCCCGAGGTCGAGACCGCCCGCGCCGTCATCGAGGCCGGTGGCCTGCACCGGGAGATCGCCGAGGTCGACGACAACGACACCTACGAGTGCCGCCCGCACGCCCCCGGCGACATCGCCAAGGCCCTCGTGGGCCGCACGCTGACGGCGGCGCACCGCCGCGGGAAGTCGATGTGGTGCGACACCTCCGGCGACGGCCCGGCCCTGGGCATCCACCTGGGCATGAGCGGCCGCGTGTTCGTCACCGCACCGGACGGGACGCTGTCCGTCGGCGGTGACTACGCCGGGCCGCGGCCGGCCACCGGCCCGCAGAAGGAGGAGTGGTACCGCTTCTCGATCGTCTTCGCCGACGGCGGGTCGCTGCGGCTGTTCGACAAGCGGCGGCTGGGCCGGGTGCGGCTGGACCCCGACCTCGACGCCCTGGGGCCCGACGCCGAGCTCATCGGCCGCGAGGAGTTCCGTGCCCGGGTGGGCCGCGGCACGGCCCCGCTCAAGGCCCGGGTCATGGACCAGTCGGTGCTGGCGGGGGTGGGGAACCTGCTGGCCGACGAGGTGCTGTGGCGGGCCCGGCTGAGCCCCCTGCACCCCGCGGGGGAGCTGACCGTGGAGGACCTGGACCGGCTGCGCCGGGAGCTGCGCGGCGGCATCCGGCACGCCGTCAAGCACGGCGGCGTCCACACCGGGGAGGTCGTCCCGCACCGCAGGGCCGGGGGGCACTGCCCGCGCTGCGGGGCGGAGATGGTGCGCGCCACGGTCGGGGGCCGCACGACGTGGTGGTGCCCGGCCGAGCAGGTCTGAGCCCGCGGGCAGCCCTGCGGACCGGGTCGCTCAGGACCGGGTGAAGCCCCGCCGGGACGTCTCGACGTGGCGGACCATCGCCCGCCCCGCCCGCGCCCCGTCCCCGCTGGCGATGGCCGCGACGATGCGCCGGTGCTCGGTCCAGGCGCGGTGCCCCTGCTGCGGGACGGTCGTGGCGTAGGCCCACTGGATCTGCTCGCTGACGCGGCGCAGGACCATCGCCATGCTGTGCGACCCCGACAGCACCGCGATCGTGCCGTGGAACCGGGAGTTCAGCTCCGCCCCCAGGACCGGGTCGCCGGCGTCGAGGGCGGCGAAACCGGCCTCGACGATGCCGGTCAGCTCCTCGACCACGGCGGTCTCCCCCGCCGCGACCCGGTGGGCGCAGCGGCTGGCGGTGATCTCCTCCACGACGCACCGCACGGCGTACAGGTCGGCGAGGTCGTCGACGGGCACCTGCGCGACGCGGGCCCCGGCGTTGGGCCGCAGCTCCACGAAGCCCTCCCCGGCCAGCGCCCGCAGCGCCTCCCGCACCGGCACCCGGGAGGTGCCGTAGCGCTCCACGAGGACCGCCTCGGTCAGCCGCGCCCCCGGCGGGAAGAACCCGCCGAGGACGTCGCGGCGCAGCTGCCCGGTGACCCGCTCGGCCGAAGCCCCCACCCCCGCTCCCCCGTCAGGCCGCGGCCCGGCCCGGGATCGCCGACAGCAGCTGGGCGGTGTACTCCTCGCGGGGGTGGTCGAACACGTCCCCGATCATGCCCTGTTCCACGACCCTGCCGGACCGCATGACGAGCACGCGGTGCGCCAGGTGCCGCGCGACGGCCAGGTCGTGGGTGATGAACAGGTACGTCAGGCCCAGCTCGTCCTGCAGCCGCTCCAGCAGCCCCAGCACCTGCTGCTGCACGAGGACGTCCAGGGCCGAGGTCGCCTCGTCGAGCACGACGACCTTGGGGTTCAGGGCCAGCGCCCGGGCGATGGCGACGCGCTGGCGCTGCCCGCCGGACAGCTCCACGGGGCGGCGCTGGGCCGTGGCGCGGCTCAGGGACACCTGGTCGAGCAGCTCCCCGACGCGGGCGCGGCGGCTGCGGGCGTCCCCGACGCGGGCGATCCGCAGCGGTTCGTCGATGAGCCGTTCCAGCGTCTTCGTCGGGTCCAGGGACCCGAAGGGGTCCTGGAACACCGGCTGGACGTCGCGGCGGCCGCCGTCGACGTCGATCCGCCCGCTCGTGGGGGCCTCCAGTCCCAGGACGAGCCGGGCGGTGGTCGTCTTGCCCGAGCCGGACTCCCCCACGACGGCGGTCGTGGTGCCCGCCGGGACGGTGAAGGACACCCCGTCCACGGCCCGCAGCCGCTCCCGCTGGCCCCGGACGCGGTACTCCTTCACCAGGTCCTGCACGACGAGGACGTCCGCGGCGGGCGGTTCGGGCAGCGCGCGCGGCGCGGTCCGCCCGGCCGTGGCGGGGGCCGCGGCCACCAGCGCCCGGGAGTACTCCGCGGCCGGCTCCCGCAGCACCCGCGCGGCCGGGCCGGTCTCGACGACCCGGCCCTCGGACATCACCACGACGTCGTCGCAGCGGTCCGCGGCCAGGGCGAGGTCGTGGGTCACCAGCAGCAGCGACGCCCCGCGGGCGGCGGTGAGCCGGTCGAGGTGGTCGAGGATCTGCCGCTGCACGGTGACGTCGAGCGCGGAGGTGGGCTCGTCGGCGATGAGCAGCTCCGGTTCGGCGGCCAGCGCCATCGCGATGAGGACGCGCTGGCGCATCCCGCCGGAGAACTCGTGCGGGTACTGCCGCGCGCGCCGGCCGGCGTCGGGGATGCCGGCCTCCTCCAGCAGTTCCACGGCGCGGTCGCGGGCGGCCGAGCCCCGGGCCAGCCCGTGCATCGCCAGCGTCTCGGCGACCTGCCGGCCGACGCGGGCCGAGGGGTTGAGGTTCGACATGGGGTCCTGCGGGACGAGCCCGACCTGCCGTCCCCGCAGCCGCCGCAGCCGGTTCTCGTCGCGCTCGCGCAGCGCGGCGGTGACGTCGTCGCCGGCCACGACGACCCGGCCGCCGGTGACGCGGCCCGCGCCCTGCAGCAGCCCCAGGACGGCCGCGGCCGTCGTCGACTTGCCCGAGCCGGACGCGCCCACGACGGCGACGCGGTGGCCGCGGCGGACGCTCACGTCGACGCCGTGCAGCACGGTGGTCGCCCCGTAGGCGACCTGCAGCCCCTCGACCCGCAGCAGTTCCCCGCCCCTGGTCACCGGGTCCACCGGGTTTGTCGCGTCCACCGCGCTCACCGCCCCACCGCGTAGCCCTGGGCGCCGCGGGAGTTCGCGGCGGCGTGCAGCACCCCGGTGCGCGGGTCGCGCCCGGCGCAGGACAGCCGGCCCAGCGACCAGTCCCCCGAGCGGGTCACGACGTGCCCGCGCTCGGTCAGCCCGGCGATGACGTCCTCACCGATCCGGGCCTCGACGACGGCGCCGCCGGGGGTCCAGGTGCGCGGCCAGAACGAGCCCGGCATCGAGGTCGTGTGCAGGGCGGGCGCGTCGATGGCCTCCTGCGGGGAGTACCCGCCGACGAGGGTGCGCAGCAGGTACAGCAGCTGCCACTGGTCCTGCTGGTCCCCGCCGGGGGTGCCCAGCGCCTCGACGGGTTCGCCGTCGCGCAGCAGCAGCGTGGGGGTCAGCGTCGTGCGGGGCCGCCCGCCCGGGCGCAGCGAGGAGGGGCCCCCCTCCTCCAGCCAGGTCATCTGCAGCCGCGACCCGAGGCAGAACCCCAGTTCCGGCACGGTCGGGGAGGACTGCAGCCAGCCGCCCGACGGGGTCGCGGACACGACGTTGCCCCAGCGGTCGACGACGTCGACGTGGCAGGTGTCGCCGCGGGTGGTGCCGGTGCTCTCCACGGTGGGTTCACCGACGGTGGGTTCGCCCACGCCGACCGCGGACGGGGCGTCGGTGCGCAGCGGCGGCACGAAGGGTTCCCGGCCGCCGACGGTGCCGGGACGGAACTCGTGGGAGGCGCGGTCGGTGATGAGGGCGCGCCGGGTCGCGGCGTACTCCTCCGAGAGCAGCTCGCGCAGGACGTCGGGGTCGGCCTCCGAGCCGTACCAGGCGTCGCGGTCGGCCAGCGCCAGCTTCAGCGCCTCCAGGACGGTGTGGGCGCCGCGGACGGTCGAGGGGTCGAGGTCGGCGTCGTCGAACCCGTCGAGCAGGCGCAGCGCCTGCAGCAGCACCGGGCCCTGGCCGAAGGGGCCGGTCTTGGCGACGGTGGTGCCGCGGAACTCGACCGTCGTGGCGGGTTCGTACCCGGCGGAGAACGCGGACCAGTCCGAGACCTCCAGGACGGCGGCGTGGTCGGTGCCGGAGGAGTGCCGGTGCGGGGTGCGCAGGAACTCCACGGCCTCGCGGGCGACGAAACCCTCGCGCCACTCGGTGCGGAACGCCTCGATCCGCTCCTCGCGGGACCCGGCGTCCTTCCCGGCGTCCAGGAGGCGCTGCAGCGTGCGCGCCCACGCGGGGTTGGTGATGACGTCGCCGGCCGCCGGGACGCGCCCGTCCGGCATCCACAGCGCGGCCGAGCTGGGCCAGTGCTCGCGGAACAGGCCGGCCACCGAGGCGATGGTCGTGCCGACCCGGCCGACGACGGGGTGCCCGTCGCGGGCGTACCCGATGGCCGGTTCCAGGACGTCGGCGAGCTCCCACGTGCCGTGGTCGCGCAGCAGCACCACCCAGGCGTCGACCGCGCCGGGGACGGCCGCGGCCAGCCCACCCGCGCCGGGCACCGTGTCCAGGCCCTCGGCCCGGTAGTGCTCGATCGTGGCTCCCGCGGGCGCCGGGCCCTGCCCGTTGAGGACGACGGGCGTGGGGTCGTCCGCGGTGGCGAACACGCACGTCATGTCCCCGCCGGGTCCGTTGAGGTGCGGTTCGACG contains:
- a CDS encoding alkene reductase, whose protein sequence is MDTASPFLTPVTLGDLALPNRLVMAPLTRTRAGAAGVPGPLVAEHYAQRASLGLIVAEGTYPSHESRSYPGQPGLVTDAQQEGWRAVADAVHAAGGRIVVQLMNGGRVSHTDITGTDRIVAPSAVAVSGEAHTADGKEPYPVPHALTEEEIPGIVAEFVAAARRAVDAGLDGVEVHSANGYLLHQFLAPGSNHRTDAYGGSPQNRARLAVEVTRAVAAEIGAGRVGIRISPAHNIQDALETDPADVEATYTHLVEQLQPLGLAYLSVLHADPSGEFVQGLRKRFGGPLMVNSGFARVTAREEAAGYLADGAADVVAVGRAVMANPDLLERWVGGHPENELDPSTSYGQGAAGYTDYPFLTPRS
- a CDS encoding CapA family protein, whose protein sequence is MRKLCGAVLAVTTLVVAGGCSRPDEPARPDPRPVTIAVAGDTHFEGASASALEPGGLQAIAPVLGAADLAVVNVETAITDRGQAAGKKYTFRAPASALGALEAAGVDVAAMANNHSLDYGRTGLTDTLAAAEAEGLPVIGLGRDADAAFAPHRATVDDNRIAVFDATQVLDSSLATAWTATDTQPGLASVQTAAGRQRLVDAVEAERSRSDSVVVVLHWGRESRDCPTDDQQGLAAALVAAGADAVVGSHAHVQLGQGYLESGGRKGFVDYGLGNFVFYAKRGAAVETGVLELTLPGTGGVSAARWRPATIRGGVPVPLEGEAADEAVRHKESLRSCTDLAAS
- a CDS encoding DNA-formamidopyrimidine glycosylase family protein, with the protein product MPELPEVETARAVIEAGGLHREIAEVDDNDTYECRPHAPGDIAKALVGRTLTAAHRRGKSMWCDTSGDGPALGIHLGMSGRVFVTAPDGTLSVGGDYAGPRPATGPQKEEWYRFSIVFADGGSLRLFDKRRLGRVRLDPDLDALGPDAELIGREEFRARVGRGTAPLKARVMDQSVLAGVGNLLADEVLWRARLSPLHPAGELTVEDLDRLRRELRGGIRHAVKHGGVHTGEVVPHRRAGGHCPRCGAEMVRATVGGRTTWWCPAEQV
- a CDS encoding FCD domain-containing protein: MGASAERVTGQLRRDVLGGFFPPGARLTEAVLVERYGTSRVPVREALRALAGEGFVELRPNAGARVAQVPVDDLADLYAVRCVVEEITASRCAHRVAAGETAVVEELTGIVEAGFAALDAGDPVLGAELNSRFHGTIAVLSGSHSMAMVLRRVSEQIQWAYATTVPQQGHRAWTEHRRIVAAIASGDGARAGRAMVRHVETSRRGFTRS
- a CDS encoding ABC transporter ATP-binding protein, whose product is MDATNPVDPVTRGGELLRVEGLQVAYGATTVLHGVDVSVRRGHRVAVVGASGSGKSTTAAAVLGLLQGAGRVTGGRVVVAGDDVTAALRERDENRLRRLRGRQVGLVPQDPMSNLNPSARVGRQVAETLAMHGLARGSAARDRAVELLEEAGIPDAGRRARQYPHEFSGGMRQRVLIAMALAAEPELLIADEPTSALDVTVQRQILDHLDRLTAARGASLLLVTHDLALAADRCDDVVVMSEGRVVETGPAARVLREPAAEYSRALVAAAPATAGRTAPRALPEPPAADVLVVQDLVKEYRVRGQRERLRAVDGVSFTVPAGTTTAVVGESGSGKTTTARLVLGLEAPTSGRIDVDGGRRDVQPVFQDPFGSLDPTKTLERLIDEPLRIARVGDARSRRARVGELLDQVSLSRATAQRRPVELSGGQRQRVAIARALALNPKVVVLDEATSALDVLVQQQVLGLLERLQDELGLTYLFITHDLAVARHLAHRVLVMRSGRVVEQGMIGDVFDHPREEYTAQLLSAIPGRAAA
- a CDS encoding gamma-glutamyltransferase family protein, encoding MTASTHWLASATGQSVLERGGNAFDAAVATAFVLHVVEPHLNGPGGDMTCVFATADDPTPVVLNGQGPAPAGATIEHYRAEGLDTVPGAGGLAAAVPGAVDAWVVLLRDHGTWELADVLEPAIGYARDGHPVVGRVGTTIASVAGLFREHWPSSAALWMPDGRVPAAGDVITNPAWARTLQRLLDAGKDAGSREERIEAFRTEWREGFVAREAVEFLRTPHRHSSGTDHAAVLEVSDWSAFSAGYEPATTVEFRGTTVAKTGPFGQGPVLLQALRLLDGFDDADLDPSTVRGAHTVLEALKLALADRDAWYGSEADPDVLRELLSEEYAATRRALITDRASHEFRPGTVGGREPFVPPLRTDAPSAVGVGEPTVGEPTVESTGTTRGDTCHVDVVDRWGNVVSATPSGGWLQSSPTVPELGFCLGSRLQMTWLEEGGPSSLRPGGRPRTTLTPTLLLRDGEPVEALGTPGGDQQDQWQLLYLLRTLVGGYSPQEAIDAPALHTTSMPGSFWPRTWTPGGAVVEARIGEDVIAGLTERGHVVTRSGDWSLGRLSCAGRDPRTGVLHAAANSRGAQGYAVGR